A portion of the Pseudomonas sp. PSE14 genome contains these proteins:
- the alaS gene encoding alanine--tRNA ligase: MKSAEIREAFLRFFEEKGHTRVASSSLIPANDPTLLFTNAGMNQFKDCFLGLEKRAYTRATTSQKCVRAGGKHNDLENVGYTARHHTFFEMLGNFSFGDYFKRDAITYAWEFLTSDKWLNLPKEKLWVTVYATDDEAYDIWTKEVGIPAERMVRIGDNKGAPYASDNFWAMGDTGPCGPCTEIFFDHGADIWGGPPGSPEEDGDRYIEIWNNVFMQFNRTADGVMHPLPAPSVDTGMGLERISAVLQHVHSNYEIDLFQSLLKASADAIGCANDGAPSLKVVADHIRSCGFLIADGVLPSNEGRGYVLRRIIRRACRHGNKLGAKGTFFHKIVAALVGEMGEAFPELKQQQAHIERVLKTEEEQFAKTLEQGLKILEQDLSELKGSVIPGNVVFKLYDTYGFPVDLTNDIARERSLTLDEEGFEREMEAQRERARSASAFGMDYNSLVKVDGDTRFLGYQGVSGAGQIIALFKDGKAVEQLGEGEEGVVVLDQTPFYAESGGQVGDCGYLAGAGVRFDVRDTTKAGGAHLHHGVVAQGSLNVGSAVKAEVDASVRQATALNHSATHLLHSALRQVLGDHVQQKGSLVNSQRLRFDFSHFEAIKPEQLKQLEDIVNAEIRKNTEVETEETDIDTAKAKGATALFGEKYGDLVRVLSMGGDFSVELCGGTHVSRTGDIGLFKITSEGGVASGVRRIEAVTGAAALAYLNGAEEQLKEAAGLVKGSRDNLLDKLSGLIERNRQLEKELEQLKAKAASAAGDDLASSAIEVSGAKVLAARLDGVDGKALLALVDQLKNKLGSGVILLGGVFEEKVVLVAGVTQDLTAKLKAGDLMKQAAAAVGGKGGGRPDMAQGGGVDAGKLDEALALARTFVEQGL, encoded by the coding sequence ATGAAAAGCGCTGAAATCCGTGAAGCCTTCCTCCGCTTCTTCGAAGAGAAGGGGCACACCCGCGTTGCGTCCAGTTCGCTGATCCCCGCGAACGATCCGACCCTGCTGTTCACCAACGCAGGCATGAACCAGTTCAAGGATTGCTTCCTGGGCCTGGAAAAGCGCGCCTACACCCGCGCCACCACCAGCCAGAAGTGCGTGCGTGCCGGCGGCAAGCACAACGACCTGGAAAATGTCGGCTACACCGCGCGCCACCACACCTTCTTCGAAATGCTGGGCAACTTCAGCTTCGGCGACTACTTCAAGCGCGACGCCATCACCTACGCCTGGGAATTCCTGACCTCCGACAAGTGGCTGAACCTGCCCAAGGAGAAGCTCTGGGTCACCGTCTACGCCACCGATGACGAGGCCTACGACATCTGGACCAAGGAAGTCGGCATTCCCGCCGAGCGCATGGTCCGCATCGGCGATAACAAGGGCGCTCCCTACGCGTCGGACAACTTCTGGGCGATGGGCGACACCGGTCCGTGCGGTCCGTGCACCGAGATCTTCTTCGACCACGGCGCGGACATCTGGGGCGGCCCGCCCGGCTCGCCGGAAGAAGACGGCGACCGCTACATCGAGATCTGGAACAACGTATTCATGCAGTTCAACCGCACCGCGGACGGCGTCATGCACCCGCTGCCGGCGCCGAGCGTGGATACCGGCATGGGCCTCGAGCGCATCAGTGCCGTGCTGCAGCACGTCCACTCGAACTACGAGATCGACCTGTTCCAGAGCCTGCTGAAGGCTTCCGCCGACGCCATCGGCTGCGCCAACGACGGCGCTCCGTCGCTGAAAGTCGTGGCCGACCACATCCGTTCCTGCGGCTTCCTGATCGCCGACGGCGTGCTGCCGTCCAACGAAGGCCGCGGCTACGTGCTGCGCCGCATCATCCGTCGCGCCTGCCGCCACGGTAACAAGCTGGGCGCCAAGGGCACCTTCTTCCACAAGATCGTTGCCGCGCTGGTTGGCGAGATGGGCGAAGCCTTCCCTGAGCTCAAGCAACAGCAGGCGCACATCGAGCGCGTGCTCAAGACCGAGGAAGAGCAGTTCGCCAAGACCCTGGAGCAGGGCCTGAAGATCCTCGAACAGGACCTGTCCGAGCTCAAGGGCAGTGTCATCCCCGGCAACGTGGTGTTCAAGCTGTACGACACCTACGGCTTCCCGGTCGACCTGACCAACGACATCGCCCGCGAGCGCAGCCTGACCCTCGACGAGGAAGGCTTCGAGCGCGAGATGGAGGCCCAGCGCGAGCGTGCCCGCTCCGCCAGCGCCTTCGGCATGGACTACAACAGCCTGGTGAAAGTCGATGGCGACACCCGCTTCCTCGGCTACCAGGGCGTCTCCGGCGCCGGCCAGATCATCGCCCTGTTCAAGGACGGCAAGGCCGTCGAGCAGCTGGGCGAAGGCGAGGAGGGTGTGGTCGTCCTCGACCAGACTCCGTTCTACGCCGAATCCGGTGGCCAGGTCGGCGACTGCGGCTACCTCGCCGGTGCCGGCGTGCGCTTCGACGTGCGTGACACCACCAAGGCTGGCGGTGCGCACCTGCACCACGGCGTGGTTGCCCAGGGCAGCCTGAACGTCGGTTCCGCGGTGAAGGCCGAGGTCGATGCTTCCGTGCGCCAGGCCACTGCGCTGAACCACTCCGCCACCCACCTGCTGCACTCCGCGCTGCGCCAGGTGCTGGGCGATCACGTCCAGCAGAAGGGCTCGCTGGTGAACAGCCAGCGCCTGCGCTTCGACTTCAGCCACTTCGAGGCGATCAAGCCGGAGCAGCTGAAGCAACTGGAAGACATCGTCAACGCCGAGATTCGCAAGAACACCGAAGTCGAGACCGAAGAGACCGACATCGACACCGCCAAGGCCAAGGGCGCCACGGCGCTGTTCGGCGAAAAGTACGGCGACCTGGTGCGCGTGCTGAGCATGGGCGGCGACTTCTCCGTCGAGCTGTGCGGTGGCACCCACGTGTCCCGTACCGGCGACATCGGCCTGTTCAAGATCACCAGCGAAGGCGGCGTGGCCTCCGGCGTACGCCGTATCGAGGCGGTTACCGGCGCTGCAGCGCTGGCCTACTTGAACGGTGCCGAAGAGCAGCTCAAGGAAGCGGCCGGCCTGGTCAAGGGCAGCCGTGACAACCTGCTGGACAAGCTGTCCGGCCTGATCGAGCGCAACCGTCAGCTGGAAAAGGAGCTGGAACAGCTCAAGGCCAAGGCCGCCAGCGCCGCCGGTGACGACTTGGCTTCCTCGGCCATCGAGGTCAGCGGCGCCAAGGTGCTCGCCGCGCGTCTCGACGGTGTGGACGGCAAGGCGCTGCTGGCGCTGGTCGACCAGCTCAAGAACAAGCTCGGCAGCGGCGTGATCCTGCTCGGCGGCGTGTTCGAGGAGAAGGTCGTGCTGGTTGCCGGCGTGACCCAGGACCTGACCGCCAAGCTCAAGGCTGGCGATCTGATGAAGCAGGCCGCTGCGGCTGTGGGCGGGAAGGGCGGTGGTCGCCCGGACATGGCCCAGGGCGGTGGCGTCGATGCCGGCAAGCTGGACGAGGCTCTGGCGCTGGCGCGTACATTTGTCGAACAGGGCCTCTAA
- the ltaE gene encoding low-specificity L-threonine aldolase, which yields MSTIDLRSDTVTLPSAGMREAMARAELGDDVYGEDPTVNRLEATLAERLGFAAALFVPTGTMSNLLGLMAHCGRGDEYIVGQQAHTYKYEGGGAAVLGSIQPQPIDGEADGSLDLAKVEAAIKQDDFHFARTRLLALENTMQGKVLPQAYLAAAREMTRRRGLALHLDGARLYNAAVKLGVDACEITRHFDSVSVCLSKGLGAPVGSVLCGDAELIGRARRLRKMVGGGMRQAGGLAAAALYALDHQVERLAEDHANAETLGRGLAELGYATEPVQTNMVYVGIGEQAGALAAHLAERGIRVSPAARLRLVTHLDVKSADIPRIVEAFAAFRRD from the coding sequence ATGTCTACCATCGACCTTCGCAGCGATACCGTCACCCTGCCCTCCGCCGGGATGCGCGAGGCCATGGCGCGTGCCGAACTGGGCGACGACGTCTATGGCGAAGACCCCACCGTCAACCGCCTGGAAGCGACCCTGGCAGAGCGTCTGGGCTTTGCCGCCGCGCTCTTCGTGCCCACCGGCACCATGAGCAACCTGCTGGGGCTGATGGCCCACTGCGGCCGCGGCGATGAATACATCGTCGGCCAGCAGGCGCACACCTATAAATATGAAGGCGGTGGCGCCGCCGTCCTCGGCTCCATCCAGCCACAGCCGATCGACGGCGAAGCCGACGGTTCGCTGGACCTGGCCAAGGTCGAGGCGGCGATCAAGCAGGACGACTTCCACTTCGCCCGCACCCGTCTGCTGGCGCTGGAAAACACCATGCAGGGCAAGGTCCTGCCGCAGGCCTATCTCGCCGCCGCACGGGAGATGACCCGCCGCCGTGGCCTGGCCCTGCACCTGGACGGCGCGCGCCTGTACAACGCGGCGGTCAAGCTGGGCGTGGACGCCTGCGAGATCACCCGCCACTTCGATTCCGTCTCGGTATGCCTGTCCAAGGGGCTTGGCGCGCCGGTGGGCTCGGTACTCTGCGGCGACGCCGAGCTGATCGGCCGCGCGCGCCGTCTGCGCAAGATGGTTGGCGGTGGCATGCGCCAGGCCGGCGGCCTGGCAGCGGCGGCGCTGTATGCGCTGGACCATCAGGTCGAGCGTCTGGCTGAGGACCATGCCAACGCCGAAACGCTGGGCCGTGGCCTCGCCGAACTGGGCTATGCCACCGAGCCGGTACAGACCAACATGGTCTACGTCGGCATCGGTGAGCAGGCCGGTGCGCTGGCTGCCCATCTCGCCGAGCGCGGCATTCGCGTCAGCCCGGCGGCGCGCCTTCGGCTGGTCACGCACCTCGACGTGAAATCGGCGGATATTCCGCGTATCGTGGAAGCTTTCGCTGCCTTTCGTCGCGACTGA
- the astE gene encoding succinylglutamate desuccinylase yields the protein MLALGKLLELTLAGREPTEKIQLTADGTRLHWLAEGALEITPSTLRDQGRDLLLSAGIHGNETAPIELLDRLVQRIARGELKPAARILILLGNPEAMRRGERYLEQDINRLFCGRHEEGSGNEALRASELERLAAAFFARDGRTRLHYDLHTAIRGSKIEQFALYPWSEGRQHSRDELARLRSAGIDAVLLQSKPGITFSAYTYSHLGAEAFTLELGKARPFGQNQAVNLDRLEGMLQGLIRGDAPEADGEQLDGLKLFAVSREVIKHSDHFRLHLDDAVDNFTELDQGYLLAEDIGGTRWIVEEQGARIIFPNPRVKNGLRAGILVVPTEL from the coding sequence ATGCTAGCCCTGGGCAAACTGCTCGAACTGACCCTCGCCGGCCGTGAGCCGACGGAAAAGATCCAGCTCACCGCGGACGGTACCCGTCTGCACTGGCTGGCGGAAGGCGCACTGGAAATCACCCCGTCCACCCTCCGTGACCAGGGCCGTGACCTGCTGCTTTCGGCTGGTATCCACGGCAACGAGACCGCCCCCATCGAGCTGCTCGACCGCCTGGTGCAGCGCATCGCTCGTGGCGAGCTGAAGCCGGCGGCGCGCATCCTGATCCTGCTGGGCAACCCCGAAGCCATGCGCCGCGGCGAGCGTTACCTGGAACAGGACATCAACCGCCTGTTCTGCGGTCGCCACGAGGAGGGCAGTGGCAACGAAGCCCTGCGCGCCTCCGAGCTGGAGCGCCTGGCCGCAGCGTTCTTCGCTCGCGACGGGCGAACCCGTCTGCACTACGACCTTCACACCGCCATTCGCGGTTCGAAGATCGAGCAGTTCGCGCTCTACCCCTGGAGCGAGGGTCGCCAGCACTCCCGCGACGAACTGGCGCGCCTGCGCAGCGCCGGCATCGACGCCGTGCTGCTGCAGAGCAAGCCGGGCATCACCTTCAGTGCCTACACCTACAGCCACCTGGGCGCCGAAGCTTTCACTCTGGAGCTGGGCAAGGCGCGGCCGTTCGGGCAGAACCAGGCGGTCAACCTCGATCGCCTGGAAGGCATGCTGCAGGGACTGATCCGTGGCGATGCGCCGGAAGCCGATGGTGAGCAACTCGATGGCCTCAAGCTGTTCGCCGTGTCCCGCGAAGTGATCAAGCACAGCGACCATTTCCGCCTGCACCTGGACGATGCGGTGGATAACTTCACCGAGCTGGACCAGGGCTACCTGCTGGCCGAGGACATCGGTGGCACCCGCTGGATCGTGGAGGAGCAGGGTGCGCGGATCATCTTCCCCAACCCTCGGGTGAAGAACGGACTGCGCGCCGGCATTCTGGTCGTTCCCACCGAACTCTGA
- a CDS encoding GTPase: MTESLPLILEDNKGERRETHTARLAIRLEGRELWLEADGKGGLTIYADSHEDDAEIPLLVVRPQAVNQLGLTLELEAAEVHEHGPDCGCDHHH; encoded by the coding sequence ATGACCGAAAGCCTCCCGCTGATTCTCGAAGACAACAAGGGCGAGCGCCGCGAGACCCACACCGCGCGCCTGGCCATCCGCCTGGAAGGGCGCGAGCTGTGGCTGGAGGCCGACGGCAAGGGCGGCCTTACGATCTACGCCGACTCCCATGAGGACGACGCCGAGATCCCGCTGCTGGTGGTGCGCCCGCAGGCGGTGAACCAGTTGGGCCTGACTTTGGAGCTGGAAGCCGCCGAAGTCCACGAACATGGTCCAGACTGTGGATGTGACCATCACCACTGA
- the astB gene encoding N-succinylarginine dihydrolase: MTAYEMNFDGLVGPTHNYGGLSYGNVASQSNSQAASNPREAAKQGLAKMKALMEMGFKQGVLAPQERPAVASLRALGFSGSDAEVIAKAAKEAMPLLAAVSSASCMWTANAATVSPSADTADGRVHFTAANLNCKFHRSIEHPVTSRILGAMFRDEKHFAHHAALPAVAQFGDEGAANHTRFCKSYGEAGVEFFVFGRSAFDSRFPAPQRYPARQTLEACQAVARLHGLTDDGVVYAQQNPAVIDQGVFHNDVISVGNGEVLFHHEDAFLDTERVLAELHDKLGRRGGRFQAVCVPRDQVTVEDAVKSYLFNSQLLTRADGSMLLIVPEECRKNERVWNYLSRLTAEDGPIREVKVFDLKQSMQNGGGPACLRLRVALTDGELAAVNPGVIMTPTLHDTLVTWVDKHYRDRLSESDLADPQLLVECRTALDELSQILKLGSVYPFQQN, from the coding sequence ATGACCGCCTATGAAATGAACTTCGACGGTCTGGTCGGACCGACGCACAACTACGGCGGCCTGTCCTACGGCAACGTCGCGTCGCAGAGCAACAGCCAGGCTGCGTCCAACCCGCGCGAAGCCGCCAAGCAGGGCCTGGCGAAGATGAAGGCGCTGATGGAAATGGGCTTCAAGCAGGGCGTGCTGGCCCCGCAGGAGCGCCCGGCCGTCGCCTCGCTGCGTGCCCTGGGCTTCTCCGGCAGCGATGCCGAGGTGATCGCCAAGGCCGCCAAGGAAGCCATGCCGTTGCTGGCCGCGGTCAGCTCGGCGTCCTGCATGTGGACCGCCAACGCGGCCACCGTCAGCCCCAGCGCCGACACCGCCGATGGCCGCGTGCACTTCACCGCCGCTAACCTGAACTGCAAGTTCCACCGCTCCATCGAGCACCCGGTCACCAGCCGCATCCTCGGCGCGATGTTCCGCGACGAGAAGCACTTCGCCCACCACGCCGCACTGCCGGCGGTGGCCCAGTTCGGAGACGAAGGCGCGGCCAACCACACGCGCTTCTGCAAGTCCTACGGTGAAGCCGGCGTCGAGTTCTTCGTGTTCGGCCGCAGCGCCTTCGACAGCCGTTTCCCGGCGCCGCAGCGTTACCCGGCCCGGCAGACCCTGGAAGCCTGCCAGGCGGTTGCCCGCCTGCACGGCCTGACGGACGACGGCGTGGTCTACGCCCAGCAGAATCCGGCCGTGATCGACCAGGGTGTGTTCCACAACGACGTGATCTCCGTGGGTAACGGCGAAGTGCTGTTCCACCATGAAGACGCCTTCCTCGACACCGAGCGCGTGCTGGCCGAGCTGCATGACAAGCTGGGCCGCCGCGGCGGCCGCTTCCAGGCCGTGTGCGTGCCGCGCGACCAGGTCACGGTCGAGGACGCGGTGAAGTCCTACCTGTTCAACAGCCAGCTGCTCACCCGCGCCGACGGCAGCATGCTGCTGATCGTCCCGGAGGAGTGCCGCAAGAACGAGCGCGTATGGAACTACTTGTCGCGCCTGACCGCCGAGGACGGCCCGATCCGCGAGGTGAAGGTGTTCGACCTCAAGCAGAGCATGCAGAACGGCGGCGGCCCCGCCTGCCTGCGCCTGCGCGTGGCGCTGACCGACGGCGAGCTGGCAGCGGTCAATCCGGGCGTGATCATGACCCCGACCCTGCACGACACCCTGGTCACCTGGGTCGACAAGCACTACCGCGATCGCCTGTCCGAATCCGACCTGGCCGATCCGCAACTGCTGGTGGAATGCCGTACGGCGTTGGATGAATTGAGCCAGATCCTTAAACTGGGCTCGGTTTATCCCTTCCAGCAAAACTGA
- the astD gene encoding succinylglutamate-semialdehyde dehydrogenase — translation MMNTHYIAGQWLAGEGEPLESLCPVSQAVVWSGRAASAAQVAAAVAAARAAFPAWARRPVEERIAVLERFATTLKGRSEELARAIGEETGKPLWEAATEVTSMVNKVAISVQAFRERTGEKSGPLADATAVLRHKPHGVVAVFGPYNFPGHLPNGHIVPALLAGNAVVFKPSELTPKVAELTLQAWIEAGIPAGVINLVQGARDTGVALAGNDDIDGLFFTGSSRTGNLLHSQFGGRPQKILALEMGGNNPLIVDEVKDVDAAVYTIIQSAFISAGQRCTCARRLLVPQGAWGDALIERLVAVASTIKVGRFDEQPAPFMGSVVSLAAAEHLIKAQEQLLAKGAKPLLAMTQPLASAALLTPGILDVTAVAERPDEEFFGPLLQVIRYANFDAAVREANATQYGLAAGLLSDSRERYEDFLIESRAGIVNWNKQLTGAASSAPFGGIGASGNHRPSAYYAADYCAYPVASLESESLSLPATLTPGVSL, via the coding sequence ATGATGAATACCCACTACATTGCCGGCCAGTGGCTGGCGGGCGAAGGCGAGCCGCTGGAGTCCCTCTGCCCGGTCAGCCAGGCCGTGGTCTGGAGCGGCCGCGCCGCCTCGGCCGCGCAGGTCGCCGCTGCCGTTGCCGCCGCACGTGCCGCCTTCCCGGCCTGGGCCCGTCGCCCGGTGGAGGAGCGTATCGCCGTGCTGGAACGCTTCGCCACCACCCTCAAGGGCCGCTCCGAGGAACTGGCCCGCGCCATCGGTGAGGAAACCGGCAAGCCGCTGTGGGAAGCCGCTACCGAAGTGACCAGCATGGTCAACAAGGTTGCCATCTCGGTTCAGGCCTTCCGTGAACGCACCGGCGAGAAGAGCGGCCCGCTGGCCGACGCCACCGCCGTGCTGCGCCACAAGCCCCACGGCGTGGTCGCCGTGTTCGGCCCGTACAACTTCCCCGGCCACCTGCCCAACGGCCACATCGTGCCGGCCCTGCTGGCGGGTAACGCCGTGGTGTTCAAACCCAGCGAACTGACCCCGAAGGTCGCCGAGCTGACCCTGCAGGCCTGGATCGAAGCCGGCATTCCCGCCGGCGTGATCAACCTGGTGCAGGGTGCCCGTGACACCGGCGTCGCGCTGGCTGGTAACGACGACATCGACGGCCTGTTCTTCACCGGCTCCAGCCGCACCGGCAACCTGCTGCACAGCCAGTTTGGCGGCCGCCCGCAGAAGATCCTGGCGCTGGAGATGGGCGGCAACAACCCGCTCATCGTCGATGAAGTGAAAGACGTCGACGCTGCCGTCTACACCATCATCCAGTCCGCCTTCATTTCCGCTGGCCAGCGTTGCACCTGCGCCCGCCGCCTGCTGGTGCCGCAGGGCGCCTGGGGTGATGCGCTGATCGAGCGCCTGGTGGCCGTGGCCTCGACCATCAAGGTCGGCCGCTTCGACGAGCAGCCGGCGCCCTTCATGGGCTCGGTGGTCTCGCTGGCCGCCGCCGAACATCTGATCAAGGCCCAGGAACAGCTGCTGGCCAAGGGCGCCAAGCCGCTGCTGGCGATGACCCAGCCGCTGGCCAGCGCCGCGCTGTTGACCCCGGGTATCCTCGACGTGACCGCCGTGGCGGAGCGCCCGGACGAAGAATTCTTCGGCCCGCTGCTGCAGGTGATCCGCTACGCCAACTTCGATGCCGCTGTGCGCGAAGCCAACGCCACCCAGTACGGCCTGGCCGCCGGCCTGCTGTCGGATTCCCGCGAGCGCTATGAGGACTTCCTCATCGAAAGCCGCGCCGGCATCGTCAACTGGAACAAACAACTGACCGGCGCTGCCAGCAGCGCACCCTTCGGTGGCATCGGCGCCTCCGGCAACCATCGCCCGAGTGCCTACTACGCCGCCGACTACTGCGCCTATCCGGTCGCCTCGCTGGAAAGCGAGAGCCTGAGCCTGCCTGCAACCCTGACCCCGGGAGTGAGCCTGTGA
- the astA gene encoding arginine N-succinyltransferase, which produces MIVRPVTSADLPALFDLARSTGTGLTTLPANEQRLQHRVSWAEKAFRGEAERADADYLFVLESDEGKVVGISAVAGAVGLREPWYNYRVGLTVSASQELGIHREIPTLFLANDLTGQSELCSLFLHADHRTGLNGRLLSKARFLFIAEFRELFGDKVIAEMRGMSDGDGRSPFWESLGRHFFKMEFSQADYLTGVGNKSFIAELMPKFPLYTCFLSEEARAVIGRVHPDTEPALAMLKAEGFSYQGYVDIFDAGPAIEAPTDKIRPIADSQTLVLAIGTPGDDAEPFLIHNRKREECRITAAPARVAAGSLVVDALTAKRLRLSAGASVRAVPLSGKRN; this is translated from the coding sequence ATGATCGTCCGTCCCGTAACCAGCGCCGACCTTCCGGCTCTATTCGACCTGGCGCGCAGCACCGGCACCGGCCTGACCACGCTGCCGGCCAACGAGCAGCGCCTGCAGCACCGCGTGAGCTGGGCCGAGAAGGCCTTCCGTGGTGAAGCCGAGCGTGCCGACGCCGACTACCTGTTCGTGCTGGAAAGCGACGAAGGCAAGGTGGTGGGGATTTCCGCCGTGGCCGGCGCCGTCGGCCTGCGCGAGCCCTGGTACAACTACCGTGTCGGCCTCACCGTCAGCGCCTCCCAGGAGCTGGGCATCCACCGCGAGATTCCCACGCTGTTCCTGGCCAATGACCTCACCGGGCAGTCCGAGCTGTGCTCGCTGTTCCTGCATGCCGACCACCGTACCGGCCTCAACGGCCGCCTGCTGTCCAAGGCGCGCTTCCTGTTCATCGCCGAGTTCCGCGAGCTGTTCGGTGACAAGGTGATCGCCGAGATGCGCGGCATGTCCGATGGCGACGGCCGCTCGCCGTTCTGGGAAAGCCTGGGCCGGCACTTCTTCAAGATGGAGTTCAGCCAGGCCGACTACCTGACCGGCGTGGGCAACAAGTCCTTCATCGCCGAGCTGATGCCCAAGTTCCCGCTCTACACCTGCTTCCTCTCGGAAGAGGCGCGTGCGGTGATCGGCCGCGTGCATCCGGACACCGAGCCGGCGCTGGCCATGCTCAAGGCCGAAGGCTTCAGCTACCAGGGTTACGTCGACATCTTCGATGCCGGCCCCGCCATCGAGGCGCCGACCGACAAGATCCGTCCGATCGCCGACAGCCAGACCCTGGTGCTGGCTATTGGCACGCCGGGCGACGACGCCGAACCCTTCCTGATCCACAACCGCAAGCGCGAGGAGTGCCGCATCACCGCGGCACCGGCGCGGGTGGCCGCCGGCTCGCTGGTGGTCGACGCGCTGACCGCCAAGCGCCTGCGCCTGTCCGCCGGGGCTTCGGTCCGCGCGGTGCCTCTCTCCGGAAAACGCAACTGA
- the aruF gene encoding arginine/ornithine succinyltransferase subunit alpha, with product MLVMRPAQVADLQQVQRLAADSPVGVTSLPDDAERLREKILASEASFAAEVSFNGEESYFFVLEDSLSGRLVGCSAIVASAGFSEPFYSFRNETFVHASRELKIHNKIHVLSLCHDLTGNSLLTSFYVERDLVNTPIAELNSRGRLLFMASHPERFADAVVVEIVGYSDDQGQSPFWNAIGRNFFDLDYSEAERLSGLKSRTFLAELMPHYPIYVPLLPDEAQESMGQVHPRAQITFDILMRDGFESDNYVDIFDGGPTLHAPISSIRSIAQSRQVPVRIGEGGKGNRGYLVTNGQLQDFRAIVTELDWAPGKPVTLNQEAADALGVGEGASVRLVAI from the coding sequence ATGCTGGTGATGCGCCCCGCCCAAGTGGCCGACCTGCAGCAGGTGCAGCGTCTCGCCGCGGACAGCCCGGTCGGCGTCACGTCGCTGCCGGACGACGCGGAACGTCTGCGGGAAAAGATCCTCGCCTCGGAGGCCTCGTTCGCCGCCGAAGTGAGCTTCAACGGTGAGGAAAGCTATTTCTTCGTGTTGGAAGACAGCCTCAGCGGCCGCCTGGTCGGCTGCTCGGCGATCGTCGCTTCGGCCGGCTTCTCCGAGCCGTTCTACAGCTTCCGCAACGAGACCTTCGTGCACGCCTCCCGCGAGCTGAAGATCCACAACAAGATTCACGTCCTCTCGCTGTGCCATGACCTCACCGGCAACAGCCTGCTGACCAGCTTCTACGTCGAGCGCGACCTGGTGAACACACCGATCGCCGAGCTCAACTCCCGTGGCCGCCTGCTGTTCATGGCCAGCCATCCGGAGCGCTTTGCCGACGCGGTGGTGGTGGAGATCGTCGGTTACAGCGACGACCAGGGCCAATCGCCGTTCTGGAATGCCATCGGGCGCAACTTCTTCGACCTCGACTACTCCGAGGCGGAGAGGCTCTCGGGCCTGAAAAGCCGCACCTTCCTTGCCGAACTCATGCCGCACTACCCGATCTACGTGCCGCTGCTGCCGGACGAGGCGCAGGAGTCCATGGGGCAAGTGCACCCACGTGCGCAGATCACCTTCGACATCCTGATGCGCGACGGCTTCGAATCCGACAACTACGTCGACATCTTCGACGGCGGCCCGACCCTGCACGCGCCCATTTCCAGCATCCGCTCCATCGCCCAGAGCCGGCAGGTGCCGGTGCGCATCGGTGAAGGCGGCAAGGGCAACCGTGGCTACCTGGTCACCAACGGCCAGCTGCAGGACTTCCGCGCCATCGTCACCGAACTCGACTGGGCACCCGGCAAGCCGGTGACCCTGAACCAGGAAGCCGCCGACGCCCTGGGCGTCGGCGAAGGCGCCAGCGTGCGCCTGGTCGCGATCTGA